The genomic region CCGTCCGGGTTCGACCTGGGTCCGCTCGGGTTCGACTAGGTCCGCTCGGGTTCGACTAGGGTCGAACCAcctctgggtttttcgaaccctggtcgaacccagttcGAACCTGACCCGAACCACGAACCCGGTCAAACCAGGACCCATACCAAGGTGGCCCAGGGGCGAACCCGGTAACCTAGAAAATAAGTAGTATTGTAGTAGTACTGCAAGCAAAAATATGTATAAAAGCCTCTATGCTAGAAGTCTGAATGTTCGTAACATTATTTAGATTGACCCTTTGTGTTGTTCAGTGACAAGGGAACTATTGCTAAAGATGCTTCACTCTCTTGGGAGTGACCAACAGGTTCCATCCCTCCCATATTAAAAAGGTGTTTTTCCAAGTTTTAAAGTATGCCCGTTGTACACCCGTATAttctattaaatatatatataaattataataaaagtACGACAGAAGAACAATACTTTCAATTTGCAATTTTGGTCTTTTTTTACCTGATAAAGAAGCATGCTCTAATGATAAAAATTAGAAAGTGAATAAAAATCTATAAatgatatttttatgtattttctaaTAGCATAAATTAACCTACAATGACAATGCTACATTATCTGTTTAGAATTGAAATATTTGTAATTCAATCTAAAGACTTAACACTGAACTAAATACTAAATATGACATTACATTTATAAGTCTATTATACACAGCAAAGATCAAAAAATTGCCTcgaactcgccaaactcggcgagtccgagtacaAGACATGCTCGCCGAGCCTAGCGGGCTCGGACTTGGAGGCCGAAATCGCCAGACTCGCCAAGTTGGCGAGTTTGGCGTAAACTCGCTAAATTCGGCGAGTCTCATGCCTGGGACTCAGTCGGTGGCAAGGCCCAAAAAggccaaaaaaaaaatcattttttatacatttttaacttcttttttatgttatttatcctccaaccctaaaagtgaacttcatttcattcatttggaaaaataggaggagaaaagtgagttgtgaagaaaaacaagggtgcattgaAGAAAAATCAGCAAGGAGGAAGTTCATGATTTCTTCCATTTATCACATTGGGGTTGCATTGTGTTTGGATTtagtgcatcaagagttggataggaagagtttgcagctcatttcaagcttgttgtaaaaggtaagattgtttttttgaagattaattgtttcttgtatgcaaaaatttcattttctattcatttattttgaaagtttcacattttcttctaaaatcttttgtatgtttgtaaatttattatgttttattgcagcaaatttcactttattatttgcctcaacttcaagtttcacaaaactatcctacaatgtctacttcaacttctagaccccccattagaaaggaccctgcttggaaatatcatgaggattttccagggcaaggaaaggggcaaacaaaatgtacattttgcaaaacaatattccatggaggtatatatagactgAAATACCGTATTTCCAGTGTGCATGGACATGATGttgaaccatgcctaaaagcactccctgaggccgtacgtgattgttatgtaatggttgaggaaattgaaaggaaaaagaaacaaaaggaggatcgagcggctATTGGGAGAGAGGCaactttaggaagagggacacagttaggttgtgttggaggccctccttccttacctccatatcgtcccactcaatTTGCTACTGTTGCTGCTTCCACTTCTACTTATGTAAGTGGCAATGCCACcaccacttctcatgctcctagcacTAGTTGTTATAGTGGGaatgttagcattggacctaggattcgtaaatctaggttggataccttctTTGTACCTCGCACTACTCTTGGGTCCCAAcagtcgcttgagggcatgggttggaacaaggaggtccatgatgccgctataatggcagttggcaggttttgggtCTACAGCAGTATTCCATTCTTTACACTCAGGTGAATGTTttataacttttatgtttgattgttttaatttttatactttgatTCTCTTCGTTTTATTTTTTCTCGTAAATACTACATAGTACATAGATGATAGagcatacttaacttatctcattgaatttatttgtgacaggtctccttattggcaagaaatggttgatgcccttaccatatgcgaggcggggttcaaagcccctactaagagtgatttgaggggacccattttgtctcaattggtgaatgatgtgaaaAAGGAATTAGATGAGCAACGCCatatatggagcactaaaggttgcaccatcatgactgatggttggacggataggagaaatagaactctccttaattttcttatttcttctgcaggtgattaattaattttagtttcatatagtctttaattttttatttcaaggggcaccgttttcatcaagtccattgatgtcTCTGctcattgcaagaatgccacctacctatgtgagtagatagaggaggtgattgatgaggtgggtgGGGAGAatgtggtacaggtggtgaccgacaatgcagcaaattatgttgttgcagggaaacttttgattacaaactaattttgtttgcaaattaattactattttgtacctccattaattacaatttacaatgcaacaaattatgttgttgcaggtagactattgatggagaggcacccatctatagtttggactccatgtatTGCCCATTGCATTgtcctcatgttggaggatatcggaaaactcccatgggtcaagagatgtgtagaaagggcgagaaatgtgtgcaaatttgtatataatcattcatgggtgttggcttttatgagacaatacacaaagcagaaggagttgcatcgtccaggaatcacaagatttgccacaaacttcatcacattgcagtccataCTTAGCTCTAAGtcggccttgagacgtatgattgttggtgaggagtggtcttcctcatcctatgatGCCACCCCTGCAAGaaaagatatggcagactgcattttttatgagcgagacttttgggtcccttgtgatgagatagtgaaggtaaattttttataaattctacaatttaactttgTGTTTTATAAGTTATTAtttgtattctcttatttgctcatttttctaaattacacaatattttcaattttgcagtttgttaagcccttggtggttttgttgcgagttgcggatggagaaaagcccgcaatgggctatatatataaGGGCATGTATAGGGCGAAGGAGGGCATCAAATCCGTCTATGGAGGaaatgagagcaagtatggtcctatttgggagatcattgataggagatggcatcatcagcttcataggcccatccatgtaGTAGCCTATTATTTGAATCCGTTATTccattttatcccttctttcaaggctgatgtggaggtccttaatgggctatactcgATCATGGAGAAAATGGCACCTGCTAGTACTACTCGGATAGAGATTAttcgagagctacagttgttctcagatgcacaaggggagaccttctctcatcCTGCCACCAAAGatggtaggacaactatgatgccaggtaaatataaattgtaaggcttaattttagttttattgtatattgtaacttgttaaatgagttcatgagtgagactgattttatttatttttctcatttcaaactcagatcattggtggagcttttttggcccaatgacaccaaatattcagaagttggtcATTCGAATCTTGAGCTAGCATGCAGTGCATCTGGTTGTgggcgcaattggagtatgtttgagcacatacactccaagaggcgcaatagattatctatggagaagatgaatgatctcgtctttgttcactacaacctccgcctgagaatgagaaagaatgcattagttgacatctctcctatcatactagatgaggttgatcttgaagcagagtgggccaatgagagtCAGACAAATCTTGTGATTCTTGTggctgtctttagtgatgatgacactgattggatcgaccaggtagatatagaggctgaggctgtagccatggcagacgAGGAGCAGAGAGCACAAGCAGAGCCAGGAAATACTGAGAGTGACAcagttgttcctgatgttggtgagcatggcatggtgtaaCAGGGAGCAACTCTGGTTGTTGAATCATCCAGAACCTACCTTAAACGCCTTTGCAGGGGCCAAGGCGAGAGGGTGCACGCTCCTctaagccataggcttgtagttgtatttatctttggtatttgtgtggaacatttgatgatgatcatatgatgacatggattttctattccatgagttttgtaatattgtatacatttgacaatatttatatatttatgtttgttatttccttcagctacaatttgcgaaatttcttgagtttttcactttcctgaGTCCAGCCAAGTCTGACTCCGGGTCCCAAGTCCGAGTCCGAGCTCGAATCCGTGATACACAGTGTAGAAGATTTTAATCTTTATTTCTAGAGTCTTCTCCACCAAGTGTAAAATGGTCTGCTTACATGGATGGTGAACCGAACCATAATAGGAACTGATAGTGTGAATGGCGCTCAATCAGCTGTGTAGAAATTGGCATACAATTGAGCTATGAACAAGTCTGAAATGGCTGTATtttgattgtaaactagttggtgaTCATTTTTCATCAGGTTTTGTATTAAATGGTGTGTTTCCTCCATCAAGTACTTCCGAATTTGTCAACTCAGATCAAAATTACATTGCTAGATGTGTGAAAAATAAAACCACACTTTCAAACCTCAAACTGTATTCATTGAAATTATGTAACGTACAGTCCATGATACTAACAGATTCTTAGATTAAATCAATGGCATGATCTGAATTGCAACGAAAATTCAAAAAACTAAACAGACGGCTCCAATCTATAAAtagctaaaattttcaaattttacaaTACAGAACTTATGTTGCATCACAATCAATTTATTAAGTTATGAATGAAATTCCACAAGCCTTCAGATGGCAGAGATGTTTATACAACATAAGTTTAGTCAAGACTGCTTTTGGTTTTGTCCCCCAATACTTCAGGATAGGACAGTATCTGAACTTGACATGAATTGTCAGAGGTAAATGTCTTTAGCTGTTTACTACTACTTTTCCAATACAGCATAATCATGTCTGCTTAATTCTCTTTTTTACATCTAAAATATATCTTCTGAGTCCAACCATCAAAACCCAAGTGCTGCGAGAAGTTTTCTCTTTGATCATCAATAATAAAGCTGCACTCAGGACTGTCTTCAAAATTTGGGCAGATAATCCTTTGTAGAAACCTAAAGGGCCCTCATTTTGCCAAATGATTCTCAATGCATCCACTACTTGTTTAGGTTGTTTTTCTTGAATCACTCcattcattttgagtttattttcatCATCAGTTTCAGCACGTTGAATCATAACCTTGCATCTGCCAATAGGAGTTTGTAAGAGTAATTCTGAAAGTTTTTTATAAAAGAAAACTCCAATCACAAAGCATCAACCAACTCATATCTGAAACTGCAAATGGCAGATACTTAACTGAGCAACTTAAATCAGAAATTGAATATTATAGAAAGTCTTATATCCGATAGCTGGCAATTGAACTCAATTTTACTTTAAATAACTTTGATGATCTaagaaaaaaaacttttaaataagAATAAGACCTTATTGCCGGATATGTCACAATTGTTGCTACTGTCTTTGAAAGTGCACCTAATAAGAAGGCAGCAAAAGCTGAGATGACAACAGGAGAAGAGTCAGCTGTAACTGAATCAGTttgatttcttttttgtttcaccAATAACCTTCGTTTCAACTGCTCAAAAACTGTGTACTGAAATAGAACATTAGACATGTCAGACGTGCAATAAactagaaaacatgcaagataaaGTGCAAGCAAGCATCACTTCAGCAATAGCCTGTTAAAATACAGATCCTGGAGATACAAACCAGATTTGCAAAGAATGACTCTCCATAGGAATAGGGCACTGTGCATGATCATAAATTCCACTTGATTTTACAAAATTTCTTTAATATATTACTCATCTTAACAAAGTGCCACCTACCACCACTAAAAATCGGATATAAGATATACCATTCAATTCTAATGGACTGAGAGGATATCACAAATGTAAAAACAGTATAGTAAATTGAATAAAGAATTATGCTGTTATTCATTATAGCTATTACATTTGTGAACTTGGCAATGACACATTTAAGTTTGATAGTTGCAACCTCTAGCTggtactcaatcacaaaatgttaAATAATAAAACCAATGTAATGTAAAAACGATGATTTGTTTGCaaaacaaatttaatttttgaaGTTGGTATTCTCACACAGACTATAATAGCAGAAAACTCTCCAGAAAATAGTTAAAAACTTTTGTAGTTGAATAACTACACAAACAATTGATTAGCTGCAAGTTTGTGTCTTATTTTCCCAGACAGCTTATCTAGTTTATATTATTCTCATTATTTGCAATTGGACCATGTCACATGCATCAGTAATTTGATAATGGCATTACTTCCCAAACATTGCCACATCCAAGGGaagatttatttcaaaaaaatgcccattgatgaaaaagaaagatgaaaaagGTCAACCTAACCTTCTTTGAAAGAGAATTCATATCAGACTTGGTTTACATTTCAGAAACTTCTGCACCTCATTTACAAACTAATCACCTTTTTCTAGCATAGTTACAGGTTGAAAAACTGTCAGTTACAAGACCAAACTTAGGTAGAACAAGGACAGGCATGGGTACACATAGATGTGCTTTTGAAGTTCAAGAAAAAATGTTTGATCCCCTCTCAAATTGAAACCAcaaataaatttttcaaaagattACACCATATGAAATATTTCGCCAACACAAATGTGTCCTGTGCAAGCCATTTATTTAACACGGTACAAGAATATCACAATAATGCAAAAAAACATTTTCAGTATTTTATCTTGGAAAACTAACAGGCGAAAGTGAAGACACCAATGATTTAGCCAGAATGCAATAAACAGTCTCCAGTTTTATGCAAGAAAAGCAACAGAAAAAGGTTGTCATAGTTAATAGGAAAAGATAGTGACTAAGGAATGAAGGAATAATATTCAGAAGAAAAATGCAATCAACCAGATCTCAGCTTTCAGTTTTTCAGTCCTTTGTTTTACATAAACCCTCTTAGGTAAAAGTAAAATAGTTTTTTAAACCCatacaattttttttctaattggCATTACTTCTATCAATTATGTTACTTTTATCTCTATAAACTATATTTGACATGAAATAACAAAATTGGTTATCTTTCTGCTATTTTACCaacattaaattattttttattttcctgaGTTTTTCTCATTTTAAACCCAGGCGATCGAATTCCCTTACCTTTTGCCATGATATATATGTACCATGGAATGGTACCATGAGTTATTTCTCAATGACATTTTCTCTCTAAAAAACATTACACATTTTATCCAATGATAGCACATTATGCTGCATTGAAATTCTTCCAAATGCTTGTTTCTTGAAGGAATGAGAAACCAAGTGCAATGGATAGTATTTTCAGTACCTGTATGGCAGGATTAGATGTGAGAAGCAGAGAAACACCAACACCATCAAATGCCTTTCCCCAAGAGCCCTCAGTAAGAGTCTGCCAAAGGCCCTTAGATTTCCCAAATTCACTAGTCTGCATCCGAGCTGATGCTGTGTCCAGTGGCTTTCCAAAACAAAATGAAACAATATCAGATTTTTTTTACACAATACAAATGAGCAAGCTATACATAAAATAATGCAATATTATAAGTTATTACATATTTTCTTTGTTGCGATAATAGAATTGCTTGAGGTAATAATTGTTTCACATACTAGCAACAGAAGGCTTGAACAGGTAATCTATTATCACTAAACAAACAAATAGCAATTGATACAGAAATTTTCAAAATAGCAAGTCGATTGGAAGAACCAGCTAAAGATATAAATTATGAGAAAACAAGGTCTGCAGTTAGGCCCAATAAAAAAATGGAGCAAGTGATGAAACTACTTCCAACTTTCAAGCATTGTAGCCATGTTCATAAAATTAGAAACAGAGGGAGCTTCAAAAAAACATGAATTCAAACAAAAAATCACTAAAAAGGGTAAAAAACTCGTACAATTTTTTTCAGGCATATACCCCAAAGCATATATAACTGATCTCACATAGAATTGTTGAAATAGGTTCAATTAAGATTAGAAAGAGGAGAAAATTAATGTTGACCAAAAAAGACAATAAAACACTTGTTTTACAAAGTCAAGATTTCTTGCTTCTAGGTTTTCAAGTGTTCGAAAGTGCAAACAAAGCACTCATGAATTACCTATATTCCATGACCAAGTGAGACACTATCACAACTAAGGATGTAATTCAATGATTACCATTATCCTGAACAAATTGATACTATTGTACATAGAGAGTTTGGGTGGATAGCGAGTCCCTCAGACTCCATTTTGGATGGTACAGTGCTCCTATCATGAACTTGAGACTGTGCCTCGTGTTAATCAATTTTGACTTCTTATACAGTGAGCGATCTGCTGTATAAGAAGTCAACATTATTGTGCGTGCAAGACAGTGCAATCTGCTGTGTTAGAAATCAGTTATATACGAACTTGGATAGTTTGAGTTTCTGTGTTATCAGCATTAAGGAattctgatcaaaacaacagtGAATGAGAATTACAATATTTTGCGATCTGAATATATTAAGTTATCAATAATATTTTATAATTCAGCAAATTGAACCATATATAATATCTAGATTAAAGTAATATCTAAGAGTCCTTAAAATTGAAAATACCAACTATATAAATCTGATcccaactttaacatggtatcagagccaggttaagaAATCAATCAAGATCAgatttatatatataaacaaagtTATCCCATATATATACTCAACTTCTTCTACCTCCATCTATACATCAAAATGGTGAATGGTGTTAGATTTGAAGATCGTCTCGAAGGAGCTTCCAATTTcgtatcttggaagtttagaatcatgcTTGCATTAAGGGAAAACGAATTAGATGAATTCATAAAGAAGAATATACCGGTACCTGACGAAGAAAGCAAGAAGGTTTAATGGATGAAAAAGAATAATAAAGCCATGAAAATGTTAGTGGATGCAGTTAAAGATCATATTATTCCAATTATCTCGAAATTGGAAATGGCATATGATATGTTCAAAACACTAGAACGTATGTATGAGATAAATAACACTAGTAGAGCTCTTGCATTAAAACAACAACTCCATCATGTAAAAATGATCAAAGGCGAAACCATTAcatcatacttcatgaggattacagaattgagagatcaactctctacCATTGGTCACACAATAGAAAGCAAAGAGTTATCCATGTTGGCACTAAATGGTCTCCCCTCttcatgggagtcatttattcaAGGGTTAAGTGCAAGACCAAAACTCCCTAAGTTTGACTGATTG from Cryptomeria japonica chromosome 3, Sugi_1.0, whole genome shotgun sequence harbors:
- the LOC131067208 gene encoding peroxisomal adenine nucleotide carrier 1 gives rise to the protein MGGEFESLVEAASGAAGGLLSTTILYPLDTCKTKYQAEVQAGGRQKYRNLSDVLLEAISTRQIHSLYQGLGTKNLQSVISQFIYFYSYSYFKRLYLNRSKKKYMETKANLVIAAAAGACTALITQPLDTASARMQTSEFGKSKGLWQTLTEGSWGKAFDGVGVSLLLTSNPAIQYTVFEQLKRRLLVKQKRNQTDSVTADSSPVVISAFAAFLLGALSKTVATIVTYPAIRCKVMIQRAETDDENKLKMNGVIQEKQPKQVVDALRIIWQNEGPLGFYKGLSAQILKTVLSAALLLMIKEKTSRSTWVLMVGLRRYILDVKKRIKQT